From the Telopea speciosissima isolate NSW1024214 ecotype Mountain lineage chromosome 9, Tspe_v1, whole genome shotgun sequence genome, the window GATCTTGGAAATTTTTCTTAGGATCAAGTTTCCCTTCACCGTGAGTCATTACGGTAGTGGGATaggcattttttttgggtaaatgatAGGCATTATTATGAGGGAGTGGTAGTTTCAACCTTCGTCTAGTAGGAGGGAGTAATAATGACCCTAGATGGGTGGGTGAACCCTTCTCCATGGGAGAAGGAAAACTCTCCTAATTatttttatgtactttttgAAAACTGCAGTTTTTTAATGTAATGGATTGATTATGGGGCAAAAAAAATTCGAAGCCAGGTGATCATTTCTGCTTCTCTGTCCTAACGTCTCACTAAAGGGGGAGCCCAAAATGGGCTATCTATATTGCGGAGGGACCTTTCTTTTCAGGCTCACTGCTCTATGTCAGCAAAAGACCTCGCACCATCAATATGGAGAGAATCAAAGGTGGCTACATGGAAATTCCCCAAATGGAGCGAAGTCCAAGAAACCACTACACAATTGAGTACTTCACCAAGTACTATTTTCAGCACTTCCAACAGTCTTGAAAGTACTGGCCTCTTCACCAACACGAAGCAATCATTCCTCACCATTCAAAGAGCCAAAATAATTCATTTCCACTGAGAAACCCACAGACCCATCTAATATCCAATCTTCCCCCCATCCAAATCCCTTTTCTTCTCAACCTAGTACAAACTCAAACCCACCAGATCTTCGAAAAACCCCAATCCTAGCTCAAGCCATTACCCAATCAAACTACCAGCCTTGATTTAAAAACCTCGAACTCCTAGGGAAAAGTCAATGTTTTCTTATACTagcaacaacaaactcagccttatcccaacttaatgggatcggctacatggatccaaacaaacaaagtagCTAAAACTGAGGACTAGACAAACAAagtggaatgaagagatggaaaCAGAGGGATGGGAAACGAGATGAGAggtgaaaaatggaaaatgacaaatgaacaatggaaaataaaagaaatgtgAAGGATAAAAGTGATagataaaagtaagaggaaagaggcacaccccagcaagtcaggagaatctaagctaaatagggtcggctacatggatccttgccctccaaaaggctctatccgaggtcatacacggtacaagacctagactatgcatgtcattcctcacaacttctcctatggtcattttaggcctgcccactcttttagcttcttcaattggaatcatatcactcctccttactggggtgtTCCTAGGCCTCAATTGAACAtaaccataccacctcaaatgactctctcggagcttggcATTGATCGGAGCAACTCCTAAGTCAGCTCTGATACGAtctttcttactttatccttccttgtttttccacacatccatcttaacatcctcaccTCTGCCACACATAGCTTCTcgatatgacacttcttaactgcccaacactctaccccatacatcatagctggttgTACACCAGTCCTATAGATTTTTCCttaagttttagaggaatatttcggtcacacaacactttGGACGCacatctccacttcatccatcccactttaattcgttgtgaaacatcatcttctatgtcaccttctttatttatggctgaccccaaatatctaaaatagtcactttgaggcatctctctttccttaattcgcaccatgtcagtatccatcatagtgtgactaaaattacacatcaaatactcagtcttcgttctactaatcttaaaacctcttgtttccaaggttgatctccatagctctaacttagcattaatccttgcttttgtctcatccaccaaaacgatatcatcggcaaagagcATACAGCATGGGACCTCGTCCTGAATGCTAATGGTTAGGTCGTTctgttaagaataggagtttagtttaaggggtattcttgtacataaccctcttcttctcctttttccttcttctctaaaactgaacacgttcatgataagcgcaaaaagataagggcttaaggttgATCCTTAGTGtagcccaattgtaattgggaattccatcttaaaacctcttgtttccaaggttgatctccatagctctaacttagcattaatccttgcttttgtctcatccaccaaaacgatatcatcggcaaagagcatacaccatgggacctcgtcttgaatgctaaTGGTTAGGTCGttcatgataagcgcaaaaagataagggcttaaggctgatccctagtgtagcccaatcgtaattgagaattcctttccctgacctcccacaaatctgacactagtcaccacgtcctcatacatatcttttatTACATCCACATATATACTCAaaacccctctcttcactagaacatgccGGATTAGATCTCcagggactcggtcataggctttttctaggtcaacaaagaccatatggagatccttcttgctatctctatatctttccatgagcctcctcaataagtagatagcttccgtcgtggatctacctggcataaagccaaattggttcacggAGATATGGGTCTgtcttctcaaacgggcttcaataaccttctcccaaagtgtCACAGTGTGACTCataagctttatgcttctatagttaaaGCAGCTGTGGATATTACCTTTtttttgtagatcgggactacaatgcttctcctccatttatATGGCCTCTTCtttgtgttcataatcctgtCAAACAGATTagttaaccaataaaccccacaacctCCAAGGGTTTTCCACACTAATATCGGAATCTCATCTGGGATTGGAGCCttgcctgctttcatctttcttaaagcctctttaacttccgccacaCTGACCTTTCTTACATATCTATGACGTGTGGTGCCTTGTTGAATAAAGTAATCGTTCGGTTCATTTCTACTCAACCTATCTCcattcgtgtacaaggctgtagccccttatAAACTTacataaaagactcaaaaacagactcaaacactaaagaGGAAAGGCCtgacccaatccttaactagttgatgcagatttatcaccaaactgggcttcttttattaggaataagtctagggttgggttacatacatgttgggcctttgatcccatgggtttctaatgtaataggccacttttatgggcctaaaatatgggtaaataggttgcatatgggattagctcccatacttagctttttatttgatgttttaaattgaaccggttcaaccaatggttcaatttaagtgattttattagtttttcttttagtagtttagttgggctggattaggactctattttgagtctatttcagtttcctagtcagtttaagttagctaataggttaagaattgggttaggccattcttttttagtatctaagtctatttttgagtcttctatataagtttgtaagggaggccaacattgaatacgaatttgattaataaaaattagttttatgcttgctgccattgctgctgctctttgtgagtgtatatccttgtggatctcaaggtggatagggtgggtggactcctgcgactccttgcgtctgtccagtaccgggaggttcttcttcttcttcaatcgagccaagctgttgctgctgcctttgaaggagatcaaaccagtaagtaatctTAATTCCCTACATATattcttcccctcttcatcctctaacctaatccacacccccctccattcatcaaaccctaatttccattaaacctgcaactcctaccttaactaggactccttcataatttcagatctgtccatcaattccaaaccaaacttctagcctatatcccccacacctctccccaCATTCAATCCAAAATCCAGatcataactcccactctatcccctccattcctccactccattaaaccccaaatctgcaactcaattctgtccagaattgcagaattttaaacttaaccaaatccaattatttttatcccataatgacctcctagacctgcatattaaagccatataagacccattcccaaattcccatcctaaaccctagaattaacctaaatcctagtgctgtccattaaaaccagcaaccccttttgcgattgatcctgttgtctggctcctagtaggtctcctacctatctaggactacattactaataaggtatcctaaattgaccaagaaagtgaaatagtaaagaaaacagactcaaagcCAATTACATATTCCTACTttctaaactaatgaagtaaatcccattttcctactttctacccatattttaggctcattaaattggtcaattacaaagtaaacttGTGGGATCAAAAGTcaaacacctacataacccaacccaaagcttattttcaataaaataagcccttcaGGTGGCTAATCTGCATCACTTGCATACATTTATAAAATAGAAGTTTAACTAACCTAAGCTTCATACTTGATTCAaacatttaaacaaaaaaaatgatagtgTAAATAGATAAACTAACCTTATCTCTTCCAAACTAAGCCCCACAAATAGGATAAATTTTATCTAACAAGATAACTTCCTAACTAATAGTTAAGGGGGCCCCACTATTAATACTAACTACCTAATTAAAATACTAATTTCGTGTACCTCCTTTGGACCTATAATCTGGGCCTTATAATTGAGCCCAGTACAaataaaaacacttaaaacaaaGCCCATAGCCATATACTATCAAAACAggtcaaaataaaagattaaacCACATCCAATGGTGGTGATCATGCTTCTACATTATGGGAGGTTCAAATTGTTGTAGAAGATGCAGATGGAGTCCTTGTTCttaagaggaagaaagagagtgagtgGGGATGATCGTTGTGGATGATTGTTCTTGTAAGTTTCTCATAGACAACCAAACAATAATATGAAattcattttctttaatttcacTTCACTTCCCTTCACTCTTTTACTATCACACACTGCCTCACACAGCCTaaggaaatagaaaatagaaagtccTTGGACCAAAAAATAGGAACTCTTTTAACAGTGTTTGGAGCTTCTAGAATCAGTCGCACAAAATAGAATCTGAACTGCAATATAAACTTAAAGTAGACCCATAGGCCTAGAACTacaaggaaatagaaactagaaactAAAATACTCTCATATGACTGACAACCCTTCATGAAGGCTTATAAAGTTGGCCTTTTACTCCAGCAACACCTAAAATAATTAGCCCAAGGCCCAAATATTTCAATAAAAGCTCAAAATAAGGCCCAAACAAGCCCGGACGGACTGGTCTGCCGGCATCAATTAGTCAGTCCAAACCCTTTCTACATCCCCACTGCCCACACAGACACTGAAAACATTAGAGACCTAGATATGGAGCATATAAACATgctaaaaccaaaataattgAAGGGTCTTCAACATCTGTCCAATCCAATATAAAGAATGGAATCATTAAATCAGATTTATTCTCTGATTCTCTCACCACATCTCTGTGGACAGCTATGATGATTCATCAGGTCGGTCCGGGTGGTATAATTCTATCAAATTAAAGGATATAATGGGTTGACTATGGGCCAATGGGAAATTTGTCCAGCTTGGAGTAGAGGTGGCATGAACAATGGGAGCAAAGAGGATTGTGATCTTACAGATTTAGAACAGATGGTGACTTATCTTCCAACAAATGACAGTAGCGGATGGCCGTGGAAActctttattttgatttttgaagtGATATTTTGAACTATTTTACAACTTTTGAAATTGTAAACATTGTCAAAGTAGCTAAGTGTCCAAGTCTCATACAATTTTGATAAATTCATCTCAAGTAACTCCATTGAATTCAAAACCAGAAcaataaacacaatgagaaCTTATTATTACAGAAACAGTATTTTGTAGTGTAACTTGTCTAGTTAAGCCAATGACTCTATCAAGCAACAAATCCCAATCCTGAATGATAAACAcatcaaatcctaatttaaaAACAAAGAGGCACATAGACGAAATGTATATTAACATAAACTGAATATATTATTCCATTTGACCAGACTTCAGGAAACGACTAAAATCTAGGTTTCATAATAACTGGAATCTAAAAGAGCAATCATGTAATGTGTTTCAAACCCTAGCGTCATCAAATCCAAGATGTATAGCAGATATgtatataagagagagagagagaagtaggtTATACACCTCCTGATCTTGTTGCCTTTGCCAACCTCATACATGCCCCAGCAGAAAGCACCGAGGGTTGTCATGAAAATGGCAACAGCGCTGGGGCCTGTATTGGGAATGCGGCGAGCGTAGCGGACTGGTGGAAAACCGCCAGGCGGGGGTCCGTCCTGGAGGAGAGGCATATCCTTCACGCTCGCCATTCCTGGCTTATTCCTTACCACTGCCTCcgtcatcttctcttctcagctTTTCCACTCAATCACTGATCGCTCTCTACTTCCTCGCTGTGATCTTCTATTGTATTTCTGTCACCTCTCTCCCTCGATCGATATCGATCGATCTAGCAGCGACTTTTGCTTTTGTGGAGCGAGAAGATGTGGAAAATGATCCTCAACTCCTGGAGTCTCTCCGAGgcagttggaacttggaagcgCACTAGAGCAGCAGTGGAGGGTGTTTTGGTAATTAGGCCTCTGACAATTCCTTGAATTGACAAAAACACCCTTTGACACAGAGGCTGGTTGAGATCACCTATACCATATTCGACCAGTCTCCATTCTCAATACAGTAGCCGAATTTTCccttctcaagttctcaacaTTCCAGCTCAGGGAGCGCCTCTTTCTTACCAATTGGAACTGACGGATCGCATCCAGCACGGTGGTCCAGGATCTTGGCGTTTTTGCTTCGTATCAAGAGGTACATTTCCCATTGATTATTGGATTGAGATATTACTGCTTTAGTTTTTCTaccattttttaaaaactttgttAAGTTTGCAGTTTAGGGGTAAAAGGCTTACCCcctattttgattttgttgctTCTTCATGTTTGTGCGAGATTGAGTTGTACCTTTGTACATGGAGGTTATTCTTCCCAAGTAAAATAATACAGAGATTTCAGTTTGATAatatttgttcttcttctctgttcactctcttattctctttttctttgagttGACACGTTTTAGATGGATTTGTTAACTGAATTGGATTAAGTACGTCCTTTGGCCTGAAAAAACTGAATTAGAGATTGCTAGAAAGGTTTTCGATGAAATGCCTATGCGAACAGTCGTCTCTGTTCTCTcatattctcttttcctttagaTGGATTTGCTAACTGAGTTTGATTAAGTACGTCCCTTTGCATGAAAAACCGAATTAGAGATTGCTAGAAAGGTTTTCGATGAAATTCCTATGTGAACAGTCGTCTCTgttctctctcttattctcttGTCCTTTGAAGGGATGCGTTTTAGATGAATTTTGTTAACTGAATTGGATTAAGTAGGTGCATTTGTGTGAAAAAACCGAATTAGAGATTGCTAGAAAGGTTTTCGATGAAATGCCTACACGAACAGTGTCTTTTGGAAGACTATGGTTTCTGCGTATTCCCAGTGGGAACGTTTGAAGAAGCTCTGAATTTAGCCTCCTGAATGCATAGATCGGGGATGAAGCTCAATGAGACCACTTTTTCTTCTGTTCTAAGTTCTTGTGCTTGTTTAAATCCATTAAAAGGATGGGAAACAGGTTCATGGGCTGATTCTGAAAACTGGATCAGAGAATTTCTACCTTGTAGGGAGCTCTTTATTGTATGTGTATGCTAATTGTTTTGAAATGGAGATGCCAGGCATGTGTTTGATGTTCTGCTTGAGAGGAATACCTTGTTCTGGAGTTCAGTTTTTGTGGGTTATGTTCAATGTAATTTAGTGGAGGATGCCTTGCATATATTTAACAAAATTCCTCCCGAGATGTTACTATTGATTTCTTGTTACTCAAGGAGCGAAATGAATGTGATATActttaaacttgtttttgttaaTGAGAGTGTCAAAGCCATAGCCCAAATGTGTTTATATGAGATAGTGTTATAAGGGCTTGTGGTAGACTAGGAtttctagatagaggtaaagtTGCTCATGGACTTGATATCGGATGTGGGTTTGAATCTGATCACTCAATTGATGGTGCACTTTCAATTTTTTCTGTAACTGTGATGCTCTTGAAGATGCAAAAATGGTTTATGACCAATTGGCTAATCCAACTTTAAATGCATAAATACACCAATTGGATGTCTTACATTGATGGGAAGGAGTGAAGGTGCTGAGAGGATATTTAATCAAATGGATAAAGAATCTGGTTTCGTATAATCTGATGATTAAAGGGCATTCAATGAGTTGAGGATTCAAAAAAGACTTCTggtcttttttgtttcttttctgatttAGAAACACTTCTTATGTCCTGTTATTAAACTTGTTTCACTCCCGCAAAAGTGTTCCtcgagagggaggggggagggggaacaCTTTCACCTCAAAAACACTCCCATGGAAAAGTAGTGTTACGAAACGGAGATTTTGGGTTGTGATATGAATTGTGAAACGGGCTGATTGTTTTGATCTTAACTTGGTTGTGAAAATTTCCATGACAATCAATGCtagatttttccttttctgtttggTTTCAGAACAGAGTTGTGAAATGCACGAGCAGGTGTGGACGAAGCGGAAGCGAGAATGCCGGCTTGAGTAACGCAAAATGtttctaaccattttatttggttCTCCCTTTCATGGGTCCCATTAATTGTTAAAATCAGAAAGCTTCTTAATCGAAATTGTTCCCCACTTCCCCAGCTTTAACTGATCGACTCGATAGTATTTTGTTGTATCTGGTAAATGGCatgttgttattttttatttttttgatatgtAAGAATATTCGAGTAACAAGGACCATGGTTTAAATACAAGGTTTTATTTAAGAAGTGCAGAAGCTTTTTGTATCATATGAAAACCGAGACACGTGCtcatttgggttattgggtatgCTGGTTATTGGCTTAACACATAACAATTATATCATAAATGTATATGCATGAGTATATGCATTTTTTGATATAGAACATTTGCTTCAACAAATTAATAGAGATCATAGAGAGATGCTATTCTAATTCTGATATCTGATATCCAAGTTCATATCTGTTCAAAAATTTCTCTTGGCTGGTCCAAGTTACATTCCCTgcaaaagtaaaataaagggCATTTGccttatataaataaataaatgacaTTTGGAAGTATTATCTCTTGCAATAGAATCTTCTTCAGTCTCCGTTAGTGAATCCTTTCTCAATGATCAGTGGCTTCATAACTTCTCTCATTAAGAAATATGTGAGGTCTAAAACTTTAGCAGGCAATTTTGAGAGGGAGAGTGCAATAGACATCCTTTCTCAATGATCCAtgttgcagaccccatttaACTTAGATTCTCTTGACTTGTTGGGCTGTGCCTtcttcctcttactttcatctttcattgttttttttattatttatttttcctttttctcatttCTCATCCTATCCCCCATCCCTATTTTGTTTCCGTACTTTATgttgttggatccatgtagctgaccccattaagttgggataaggctgagtttgttgttgttgttgttgtgtaaCATTGTCTCTGCAGATAAATGAGCCCCTATGGTTCTTTCCTTTACAAGGGAATATAGAGATCCATAGCTCCAGTGAAATGCAGTGCATAAGGATAGAAAATCTATCATATAAAGATGTTCATCTGTAATTTGCTCCGGAAGAGATGACCAGGGAAGATACTCTCTCTCCTTATGTAGGTTTAATGTGCAAGAGGGAAGGCAAGTCTAGTGATAATCTATATCCTTATTGCTTCTTTTCCAAACAGATCTAGCTCCATTTTCTTGCTCTGTTTCATGTGACATGGATTCTTCCAGAAAATGTGAAAAGACTTTCTTGGTATGACTTCCTTTAGGAAAGGGAAATTTTTATGGCAAGCGGTATTGCAAGCTACATTTTGCTGTGTATGGGGAGAGCGAAATGCAAAACTATTCAAAAATCAATTTGCTGATATTAACTTGGAGGTCATTGATAGAGTTAAGAAAGGGGTTGCTAACTAAGTAGCAGCTGATAATCTTCAAGAACAGTCCAGCTGACCCGCTGATTGGGTTATcttgcttttctcaatggaagTGGTGAACAGGTTGCCAATCCTATTGCAGCCCCCACCAGAAGATATGGTTAAGTTGAATTTGGATGGATGCTCTCTGGAAAACCTAGGGCCATCAGGTACTGGGGTATAATAAGAAGATGGGACATTACTGTAGGGCCTTTTCAAGACCATTGGGGAGGGAGCTCAACAAGCGCACAATTGCTGCCGCTAAAAGTTGGAAGGCATTGTTAATCAGGAAAGGTTACTTGTGCTACCATAGAAGAAGATTCAGGAAATGTTGTACAATGGATGTGCAATCCAACAGAAGATCCTTAGTGTCATATTCCTTACATAGAGCTATTTGGTACCTTGCTTCTCAAATGTACACACTTTTTTTTCATAGGCTTCTGTCAACTTCTGtaatttattttggtttatttaAACATTCCTATtctatttgtgatttttggtagCTATTCTAGTCATGGTAGGATCCTATTTCTAGTCCTAGTAGGATTGGGAGTCctggttctgtttttttttttttttttaaatatgtagGCCTCCAAGGAGtattgaactcatgacctcttaattgtgaggtgttggtccttaCCAACTGAGATACCCCCCACCCCAAGGATTTGGGAGTCCTGGTTTCTACAGTACTAAACCCGTTAGCATACAATTTTCATGTATGGGGGAAGACACTTGTATGATATTTTGTTGACTTTTGGGTGGTACAAGAACACATGCTACTTAGTTCGGTTTTTTTGTGAATTTATATCATGGATTCGAGCTTTTATTCGTAGGTTTAATTTAATATGTTGGTGCaatattcttttttaatatGTTATGAACATTGTGTTTTGGGTTCTAAGGATTAACTTTCTGTTTAGTTTGTGGGGCTTTCAGTTTAATTCTATCATTGTTAgttttttgaccctttttttttttttttcaaattgtttcattaaaatttccaaaaaaaaataactgaaGCATTCAAtgttgagagagaaaaaaacagcTTCCAAAACCATTCTTACATATCTTCTTCCCTTAAACAGGTACCGAACTCAGGTTTTGTATTAAATCCTAATTCCACTTGTTCCTGAAGGATGATCCGAAACATGAATGTCTCAAGATTGAAACTTCTGACTTCATCCTTAGAATCACTTAATCATCAGTTTCTACAACGATGTTCTGTAAGTGGAACAGCAAAAGGTAAAGGAAAGCTCAAGACGGCTGCACCACTGAAACGATCCATCATCCCAAAGAAAAAAGGCGCATCTtctggtggtggaggtggaggtggaggtggaggtcgAATGCGTGAAGCCACTGAACACCTTAACAAGATGGTTGATTCATGCATGGATGCTCCAACGCCTATCCGTTATCTGACGCCGAAACAGAGAGAACGAGAAGCTGAGCGTGAAAAAATGGGTCTCATAAGCAAAGATCGACAACGAGAAATTGATGCTTTGAAGgctaagaaaaaggaaaaaagtgaGGAGGAATCTCCGATGGTTATTGGGACTCCAGGGTTGGATCTGATTTCATTAGGTCTAGTTGATGCGAAGGAAATCCCAAAATATGAACTGACTGTTGAAGATGGTCGGCGTCTTGCAAAGGAGTATAGTCGGGTTTTGATGAGGCGGCACCGAGCCCGACAGGCGGCAGAATCAACACTGCTAAGATTGAAGAAAGAGGCAATTGAAGCTCTTCCAGAAAATCTCAGAGAAGCTGCACTAGTTCCTGATCTGACACCGTTTCCTGCGAATCGGTTTATGGCGACATTAACACCTCCTATCGAAGGGTATATTGAGAAGATCAAGGAAGCAGCTAAGAAGAACATTGGGAAGGAGAAACTTAGATGATGATGcaaaatgtgttatttttcttttctcattttatcCTTCGTCATTTAGTTTCAGGGCTCTGGTTGAGTTTTCTCTGTTTCGTTTTTCTATGGTATTGAGTTGAAATTCTTTGAAAATGGATCCTTAAGTTTTCAATCTGATTTACTTGTTTTGCTTCCTACTTGGAATTATGTGACAGTAGTTTAATTTACTTCGTACTTTGCTGAATTTGACtatttttttgcttcttcttttttaacgGACTAGTGTAGCTTATTTTTGAGTCAAAGTTGATGTGGTTCTTtaacttgtattttttttttcccggctACACTCCCCCCACTCGGAACGAAGAGCAGGAAGAGACATTCATTCCTTAGGCCAAGTGATGAGTAACATGGCTGTTTATCCTATTTATGCAAGAAATGAATTTCATAGAATCAATGAGAGATTGCTGTAGTCCAATACGAAAATGATAGAAGCAGGGACAGAGATAGCTAAACACTGGACCCACAAGACAAACTGcattgagagaaaaaaaaagtgaggtTGAGCGAGTACCCATCTGCAACAAAAAAAGGCTCTTATCACCATGAGTCCAGCACCATAATCTACTGAAAATGATGTTATCAAAGCTACTATCCATGATTGATTCACTATAACAGTCTCTGGTGAGTGGGGTGATTTTAGATTGGTAGGGGGATCGTTGCCAGGTTGTGTGGCTCCTGCACCAGTGCGGACGGCAATGAGAACCCACGTGGGGACATCCAACAGCGGTAGAGTTTTTCATTTCATTGCAAGGAGGCTGGAGGTCATTTTGCTTTtcttgtgtttgggcataggcTCCACGCAACATTCTTTTCTCCATAGGTTAAATACCAAAATTTGTATCAAACAATCACAGGAGAAAATGGCATGGCCTTGTAGGGAACTTTGGAATAGAGATGCTAAGAGCTAGCCGTATGGACGGATATTGGAGCTTTTTGTAGCTGGTTTTAGGATGAACGCTCATGGCTTGGCTTTGGGAGGTGTTTAC encodes:
- the LOC122640043 gene encoding NADH dehydrogenase [ubiquinone] 1 alpha subcomplex subunit 13-B, yielding MTEAVVRNKPGMASVKDMPLLQDGPPPGGFPPVRYARRIPNTGPSAVAIFMTTLGAFCWGMYEVGKGNKIRRAIKEEKYAARRAILPMLQAEEDERFVKEWRKYLEEEARIMKDVPGWKVGESVYNSGRWMPPATGELRPDVW
- the LOC122640040 gene encoding uncharacterized protein LOC122640040 → MIRNMNVSRLKLLTSSLESLNHQFLQRCSVSGTAKGKGKLKTAAPLKRSIIPKKKGASSGGGGGGGGGGRMREATEHLNKMVDSCMDAPTPIRYLTPKQREREAEREKMGLISKDRQREIDALKAKKKEKSEEESPMVIGTPGLDLISLGLVDAKEIPKYELTVEDGRRLAKEYSRVLMRRHRARQAAESTLLRLKKEAIEALPENLREAALVPDLTPFPANRFMATLTPPIEGYIEKIKEAAKKNIGKEKLR